In Cicer arietinum cultivar CDC Frontier isolate Library 1 chromosome 7, Cicar.CDCFrontier_v2.0, whole genome shotgun sequence, the genomic window AAATACAAATTGTTAAAAGCTTTTTcaatgataatttttatattaaagattTGGGGTCACTTAGATTTTTTTAGTGATTGAGATTGCTTGATTTCCAAAAGGCATCATGACCAATTAGAGGAAATATACTCTGCAATTATTGGATGAAACAAAACAACTGGCAACCAAACCTACACTTCACTAGAACTTAACTGCACTAATTCACCTATGTTTGAGGATGGATACCAGTATAGGACACTACACTAAAAAAGAGCATAACAGCACTTAAAAAAGCTATAGATTCATGTGTTGTTATAGATTATAATAAACACTTTTTAACTCAAAAAATGCTGTAATAAGATCTTTTGACtacactttttttattaaaggatatttatatattaataaatattgtttttatatatctCTTACATTAAACAGTtgacaaacaaattaaaaaatcattaaaagaataaaactcatatatatagtaactatagaaaatttataaaatatttaaaataaaatacatttaacaaaacgaataaaaaataataattgtaacATATATgcaattaaagaataaaaccaCAATAGTTATGATTCTTTTATTGCAAATATTGATTCGTTATTGCAATACAAGTAATTTAACTCAATTGTTCGATTTGATAAAAATCAAATGCATATTCTAAATTTGGAAATTGCAAGTTCCTACTTCAAAACGAAAATGAGTCAACATAAGCTTCTCTAGAATCACTAAGAGTAGTTGCAAAATTATGCTAATAGTAAAGTCTATCTAACATCAGTTGCTATTTCCATTGTATAACTTCAAAAAGACTGTACATTCAATATAGTCCAGCATATCCCTTCAGCTGTAAGTGAGTTTTTGTTAGTGTTTAAACTATTTCTTGCAATGgaaataaaaccaaaaaaagaATGTATTGATGTGAatgtgttattattatattgaaatGGTTATGCTATTTATACATAGCTTTGATCACATTCCTTCTTACTAATTCCtacctaactaactaactaactaactaactaaacaAGTGTTTAATTAGTTAGTGATTACATAAAATCAATCttaaacttgaattacaaaactttTAATACGGAGAACATTATCCATTTTCTAACACTTAAACCAAGAACATTTTTTGTTTCCAATACTTTCCCTTAATTTAAGTTTCTAAGTGATTTTACACTTAACAATCTTCTTAACTCTTTAAATCTACTTGTCCTAAGGTCTTGGTCATTATATTAGCCAGCTGAACTTCAGTTTGATAATAAATGAACTTCAACTTGCTTCTTCCAACTTGATCTCTTAGGAGATGAAATCTTGTCTCAATGTATTTGCTTCTTCCATGAGACACATAGTTCTTTGCTAGATTTATTGCTAAAATATTGTCTATCATTAATGGAATTGGCCTACATACATCCAACGTCAATTCTACTGTCAATGATTCCAACCATAATGCTTGGCAAGCTGCCAACAATATATTTAGCCTCGCATGAAGAAAGTGTTATCACCGACTGCTTCTTTGAGCTCCATGCTATTAGAGATTTCATGAATTGAACACATAGCCTGAAGTGCTCCTTCTATCATTCTTATCTCCACACCAATCTAAATCTGAGTACCTAACCAAGTCTCTATTTTCTTGCTTTAAATCTATTGCAAACATAATTCCATGATCTATTGTTCCTTGAACATATCTCATGATTCTCTTAACTGTTAGCTAATGAGAATGTTTGGGTCTCTCCATGAATCTGCTTACCACACCCacactataatatttatatcagGTCTTGTATTCACTACAACATTTGTGGTCTCTGGCAACATTTTTTTGTGCAACATGTATAAAATGTTGCCTAAAAATAGATAAGGCAACAGTTTATGTTTGTTGTCATTATTGTTTTTGCAACACCGTATAAACGTTCTCTAAACTATTTTTGGGcacaattttaaaatgtcactaTGATAATTGTTCTCTTAGATATTTCTAGGAACATTTTTCGATTGTTACCTTATTTTGAATAAAAGGCtacaattataaaatgttatttaaaaatttaacattcaTGAATTTTTTAGCGGGAATAATTCCTtccaaatatattaataacatataatatatatatatatatataattaaacattatattattttttattatataaagtaatagtaaactaaaatgaaaaaggaaaagaaactaCCTGTAACTAAACCTGCGTGGACACAGAAGATCAAAAGCAAATCACGTTAAACCATTTTATTACTAATCCTAATTAAATTCCAAGAAACCCAACATTGTAAgcattattttactaattaaatCTCTAAATCCCTAAATCATCTCTTGCGCCGCACCGGTTCCATTTCACCATCAACAAAGCAAACTCTTTCACTCACCCTCTCTGTCAACACACCGTCAACACAAACTCTCCTTCATTCACCCCCTCCATCAACGCGAACACTTTCATTCACCCACCGTCAACACAAGAGCATAGTTTGTCTTCGTCTCCTTTTCTCCGGTGTTCGTTTCCAATTCGTCGACGTCGtgtactaacaggtttgcatATCTTTGATCATTTTTTTCGTTTGCTTGTTTGTTGCTAATATATATGGGTTGCTCTGTACAATGTTTTGTTTAGGGTTCATCTTCTCtgtttttttattgtgtttctttttattttgatgtttgctCTGATTCGTTTTGTTTTGCTTATGTTTGTCGTTCACatcttgaaaattaattttcgtTTCTTGCTCTGATTCGTTTTATACATTACATTCTCTTATAGCGATTTTGTTTAGCACTGAAAATTATCTTtctgtttgtaaaaaaaaatggtccTTCCAACTTGATTgcaatttttataataagataaaatagaagtttcatttgtttatttgttagaaCAAGATTTTTGATCTTTATAATGAAGGTTAAAATATAAGAACCCTACATTTTGTATCTATTCCCTTATATacttatagtaataaattaatatctttttagtaaatcaAACATGATAAAGAAGGATTGGATGGACTTGCCTCCACATAGTCAAGGTTACAAGGATGGCGTTAATTACTTTTTGGATATTGCATTCACCAAAGGAATGGTTGAAGGAGACCATATTGTGTGCCCTTGTGCTTTGTGTTGCAATGATAGTTGGGAAAAAAGAGCTATAGTGTATGACCATTTGTGTAGCAAAGGGTTTATAAAGGGATACACAGAGTGGATTTACCATGGTGACGATAAAAGTCTTATGGATGTTGATGGTGATACTAATGATGATACATCATCTGATGATATTGATGGCTTGTTGTTTGAGACGTTTAGAGATGTTGCTGAAGTAGGTGGAGTACACGAAGGACCAAATGAAGATGCTAAGAAATTTTACAAACTCGTTGATGATGCAAATCAAGAGTTGTATCCTGGTTGTAAAAAATTCTCTACATTATCATTCACTATCCGAATGTACTTGTTGAAATGTATCCATGGGTGGAGCAATGCATCGTTCACTGCTCTATTAGAGTTGTTGAAAGAGGCTATGCCTGATTTGAACATTCTTGTCTCTTTCAATAAAACCAAATCTATGATAAAAGATTTGGGGTTAGACTATAAAAAGATTGATGCATGTCCCAACAATTGCATGTTGTTTTGGAAAGAGCACAAGAAAGATGACTCGTGTCATCATTGTGGAGCCTCAAGGTGGATTGAGTATCCTGAAGTTGATAAGGATCTTGAAGAATCTAAAAAAGCTCACAAGGTTCCCGCTAAAGTTCTAAGACATTTTCCTTTGATTCCAAGATTGAAAAGACTCTTTATGTGTTCAAAGACAACTGGCACGTTGAGGTGGCATGCTGAAGAGCGTTCAAGGGATGGTAGGTTAAGGCATCCAGCCGATGGCCAAGCATGGAAAGAATTTGACACAAAACATCAAGATTTTTCTCTTGAAACTCGTAACATTAGGCTTGGGTTGGCGAGTGATGGGTTTAATCCGTTCAGGACTATGAGTCTTTCACATAGCACATGGCCTGTCGtattaactatatataattatcCACCAAGTTTATGCTTGAAGCCAGAAAATTGTCTGATGTCGCTACTTATTCCTGGACCACGATCA contains:
- the LOC101511824 gene encoding uncharacterized protein: MIKKDWMDLPPHSQGYKDGVNYFLDIAFTKGMVEGDHIVCPCALCCNDSWEKRAIVYDHLCSKGFIKGYTEWIYHGDDKSLMDVDGDTNDDTSSDDIDGLLFETFRDVAEVGGVHEGPNEDAKKFYKLVDDANQELYPGCKKFSTLSFTIRMYLLKCIHGWSNASFTALLELLKEAMPDLNILVSFNKTKSMIKDLGLDYKKIDACPNNCMLFWKEHKKDDSCHHCGASRWIEYPEVDKDLEESKKAHKVPAKVLRHFPLIPRLKRLFMCSKTTGTLRWHAEERSRDGRLRHPADGQAWKEFDTKHQDFSLETRNIRLGLASDGFNPFRTMSLSHSTWPVVLTIYNYPPSLCLKPENCLMSLLIPGPRSPGNAIDVYMQPLIEELKILWDVGVETYDISRNQSFQMRAALLWTVNDFPAYAMLSGWSTKGKFACPTCNHETSSTYLKHSRKMCYMGHRVFLDSNHVWRSNAISFDGKPEYRSPPSLLDTKRILKDLQDIPDVLGEKKEMKKRFGPWKKKSIFWQLPYWKDNSLRHNLDVMHIEKNICDNIIGTLLEIEGKKNNY